The Corynebacterium renale genome includes a region encoding these proteins:
- the rbfA gene encoding 30S ribosome-binding factor RbfA — protein sequence MADNSRASRMAKRIQQIVATALEREIRDPRVSGVTITDTRMTGDLHDATVFYTVMGDSVGAEPDYEAAAAGLERVKGQLRKIVGDELSVRFTPTLSFEIDTVPEASASLEAVLQRARERDAQLAEQKKNATPAGDANPYKIDEDE from the coding sequence ATGGCAGACAACTCGCGTGCGTCACGCATGGCAAAACGTATTCAGCAGATCGTTGCTACCGCTCTCGAACGTGAAATCCGTGACCCGCGGGTATCGGGAGTAACTATTACTGATACTCGCATGACCGGCGACCTCCATGACGCGACGGTCTTCTACACCGTAATGGGGGACAGCGTGGGCGCTGAACCTGACTACGAGGCAGCGGCTGCAGGTCTTGAGCGCGTGAAGGGGCAGTTGCGCAAGATCGTTGGCGATGAACTTTCGGTGCGTTTTACGCCGACTCTGAGTTTTGAAATCGATACGGTGCCAGAGGCATCGGCAAGCCTCGAAGCAGTTCTTCAACGCGCCCGTGAGCGTGACGCCCAGTTAGCGGAGCAAAAGAAAAACGCTACCCCTGCTGGTGACGCAAATCCATACAAGATTGACGAAGATGAATAA
- a CDS encoding DHH family phosphoesterase has protein sequence MSRSITATRGDLESIAHAIAAASTIAVIGHIRPDADAIGSVTGLVRGARSLGKKVTGYIGQESRFSENLYTIPGADRVVLATRFAEEPDLVVTVDCGDLPRTGRLAPYIHENRDKVAVIDHHDTNPGFGRWNYISPESESTSVIVTELLDILGVELTKDIAHSLYAGLVTDTSNFRWGRPQMHRLAARFLEFGLDPRTISGQLIDDVSATDVQLIGNVLKTIDVLQVDRMSLAVLTVPHELTIGRSKTAVEKVVDYANSIRGADVGVVLKGIAADRWSVSFRSATYNVSALAALLGGGGHAKAAAAVREGQATAVLEDIVSAVHAWQESNQAI, from the coding sequence GTGTCCCGTTCCATAACCGCGACCCGTGGCGATTTAGAGAGCATCGCACATGCCATTGCCGCCGCATCGACGATTGCAGTCATCGGCCATATTCGTCCTGACGCAGATGCGATAGGTTCCGTGACTGGTTTGGTGCGTGGTGCACGTTCCTTAGGGAAAAAAGTTACGGGTTACATCGGGCAAGAAAGCCGTTTTAGCGAAAACCTCTACACGATCCCGGGAGCGGACCGAGTAGTTCTAGCTACTCGGTTTGCTGAAGAACCGGATCTAGTGGTCACGGTGGACTGTGGGGACCTTCCCCGCACGGGCCGACTAGCGCCGTACATACACGAAAATCGGGATAAGGTTGCGGTGATTGACCATCATGACACCAATCCAGGTTTTGGCAGGTGGAACTATATTTCTCCGGAGTCAGAATCTACTTCGGTCATCGTAACGGAGCTCCTGGATATTCTTGGTGTCGAGCTCACAAAAGACATCGCCCACAGCCTGTACGCAGGCCTGGTTACTGATACCAGTAACTTCCGTTGGGGGCGCCCGCAGATGCATCGCCTGGCAGCAAGGTTCCTCGAATTCGGCCTCGATCCGCGCACGATTAGTGGGCAGCTTATCGACGACGTCTCGGCAACCGACGTCCAGTTAATCGGGAACGTTTTGAAGACCATTGATGTTCTCCAAGTCGACCGCATGAGCCTAGCAGTATTGACTGTGCCCCATGAGCTGACGATCGGGCGCTCTAAGACGGCTGTGGAGAAAGTCGTCGATTACGCAAACTCTATCCGGGGCGCTGACGTCGGTGTGGTGTTGAAAGGAATCGCTGCGGACCGGTGGTCGGTGTCTTTTAGAAGCGCCACCTACAATGTTTCTGCCCTTGCAGCTCTTCTCGGTGGCGGGGGTCATGCTAAGGCTGCCGCAGCTGTT